The genomic window ATTGCGCAGGCTCACAGCGAAATTTACCTCGAGACTTATATTTTTTCTGATGATGCAGTCGCGTTGCAAGTACGTGACGCCCTGATCGCAGCGGCCACGCGTGGCGTGCAAGTACGCGTCATTATCGACTGGGTAGGCAGTGGCGATACGCGCTCAGAATTGCTGCAGCGGGAGTTTGCTGAGGGCGGTGTGGAATGCCGTAGCTTTAATCCCTGGTTTAAACGCGGTTTGGCGCGCACCCATAGAAAAATTGTGGTGATCGATCAGCGCATCGCCTTACTCGGCGGTATCAATATCATCGACGACTATGTGGCCGATGATGGCTCTGGCCTGATACTGGCATTTCCACGCTGGGATTTTGCGGTCACGGTACAAGGTGCCTTGTTGCCGCATATTCATCTGGAGGTCGAGGCACAATGGTTGCGTTTGGGTAAGCTGGCCTTGACGACGCGGGTTAAACTGATACGCGAGTTGCGCAAACAACTGGTGGTGAAATCCCATCAACCGATGTTGGCAGCCTTGGTGGTGCGGGATAATCTACGCAATCGCAGCACCATACAGCGCGCCTATTTGCAAGCTTTGGGGATGGCAAGAAAGCGTGCAATTCTCGCCAATCCGTATTTTGCGCCTGGGCGTAAGCTGCGCAACGCCCTGATCTCAGCCGCCGCGCGCGGGGTCGATGTTACGCTCATCATAGGCGTCGGGCAGTTTGCCTTGCAGGATGCGATCACCCATTCTTTCTATCCCAAGCTATTGCAGCACGGAGTCAAAATTGTCGAGTACAGAAAGACCCAGTTGCATGCCAAAGTGGCAGTGATAGATGATGAATGGGCCACGGTAGGGTCGAGCAATTTCGATGGACTGAGCTTATTTGTGAATCAGGAAGCCAATGTCGTAATCCGGGATCATGGCTTTGCCCGTGATTTAAGCCTACATCTGGAGCAGGGCATCGCAGACGGGGTGGCAGTGGCTGCGGCGGACTATGCCAATCATCCCTGGTATCGACGTCTCTGGTATGGCACCGCCTACCTGATATATCGCGGCTTGATGCGTATCGCGACCCTGGGTGGGTATACTTAGGGCGCGCAAGTCGCAAACTTTCTGAGCAAATTACTCGAATAAAAACATTGACGTTCCAGAGTTTAAGTTGCGATCGGGAAGCTAATGAAAAAACAAGTCCCTTGCCCTACGCTAGTTTCATAGCGTATGTTGCCATGCATGAGAGTGACCAAATCTCGGGTAATCGATAAGCCCAGTCCGGTACCACTTACTTTGCGAGTGTCGGATGAATCCGCCTGTGCAAATCGTTGAAACATCTTGTCCTGAAAATCTAAGGGAATACCTTGTCCCTGATCGCGGATGCTTATGCATATCTGCTGGTCAATTTGATGCGCGCTGACGCTCACGCAACTATTGGCAGGCGAGAACTTGCAAGCATTAGATAAAATGTTTGCCATGATTTGCTGGAAGCGACCTTCGTCAAGGGAGAGTTTAACCTCAGGAATTATGCCGTCAATAAGGATATTGACCCCGAACTGGCTGGCAAAGGCTTGATTCGATTTGCAGGCATAGTCGAGTAAGTCATCAAGTCTGATAACGCTAAAATTAAATTCCATTTGACCTGCTTCCATTTTCTGGATGTCGAGCAAATCGTTGATCAGGCGTGTCAAAACTTCGGTATTTTTGTAGGCCATCTCCAGCATGTCGGTACCGATTTTTGGTAATGTGCCAGCCACGCCACCTCGCAATAAACCCAAAGAGCCACGCATAGCGGTGAGCGGAGTGCGTAATTCATGGCTAACTGTCGAGATAAATTCGGTTTTGGCTTTCTCCATTTTTTTGCGAACGCTAATATCTCTGAGAATAATGACCTGACGTTGCTGTCCGGAAATCTGAAAACTGGCGATAGAGAGTTCG from Undibacterium parvum includes these protein-coding regions:
- the clsB gene encoding cardiolipin synthase ClsB, which encodes MRKLNLIPGNALRLLHCGSDYFACLLAEIAQAHSEIYLETYIFSDDAVALQVRDALIAAATRGVQVRVIIDWVGSGDTRSELLQREFAEGGVECRSFNPWFKRGLARTHRKIVVIDQRIALLGGINIIDDYVADDGSGLILAFPRWDFAVTVQGALLPHIHLEVEAQWLRLGKLALTTRVKLIRELRKQLVVKSHQPMLAALVVRDNLRNRSTIQRAYLQALGMARKRAILANPYFAPGRKLRNALISAAARGVDVTLIIGVGQFALQDAITHSFYPKLLQHGVKIVEYRKTQLHAKVAVIDDEWATVGSSNFDGLSLFVNQEANVVIRDHGFARDLSLHLEQGIADGVAVAAADYANHPWYRRLWYGTAYLIYRGLMRIATLGGYT